One genomic region from Cellulomonas hominis encodes:
- a CDS encoding thiamine-binding protein translates to MLVAFSVSPLGAGESVTEAVADAVRVVRDSGLPHRTDAMFTTIEGEWDECLDVVRRAAEAVGRHAGRVSLVLKADIRPGHTGELTGKVERLEARLGS, encoded by the coding sequence ATGCTCGTGGCCTTCTCCGTGTCCCCGCTCGGTGCGGGGGAGTCCGTGACCGAGGCCGTGGCGGACGCCGTGCGCGTGGTGCGCGACTCGGGTCTGCCGCACCGCACCGATGCGATGTTCACCACCATCGAGGGCGAGTGGGACGAGTGCCTGGACGTGGTGCGCCGCGCCGCCGAGGCGGTGGGCCGGCACGCCGGGCGGGTGAGCCTGGTGCTCAAGGCCGACATCCGGCCAGGTCACACCGGGGAGCTCACGGGCAAGGTCGAACGGCTGGAGGCGCGGCTCGGGTCGTGA
- the rplA gene encoding 50S ribosomal protein L1: protein MAKHSKAYRAAAEKIEDGTVYAPLQAVRLAQATSTTSYDATVEVAFRLGVDPRKADQMVRGTVNLPHGTGKTARVIVFANGERAEQARAAGADEVGGDELIEKVAAGYTDFDSAVATPDLMGKVGRLGKVLGPRGLMPNPKTGTVTMDVAKAVADIKGGKIEFRVDKHANLHFIIGKTSFSDTALVENYAAALEEILRLKPSASKGRYITKATISTTNGPGIPLDQNKTRNLTSEDDAA from the coding sequence ATGGCGAAGCACAGCAAGGCGTACCGCGCCGCCGCCGAGAAGATCGAGGACGGCACCGTCTACGCGCCGCTCCAGGCGGTCCGCCTGGCCCAGGCGACGTCGACCACGTCCTACGACGCGACCGTCGAGGTCGCGTTCCGGCTCGGCGTCGACCCCCGCAAGGCCGACCAGATGGTGCGCGGCACCGTCAACCTGCCGCACGGCACGGGCAAGACCGCCCGCGTCATCGTCTTCGCGAACGGCGAGCGTGCCGAGCAGGCCCGCGCCGCCGGTGCGGACGAGGTCGGCGGCGACGAGCTGATCGAGAAGGTCGCGGCCGGGTACACCGACTTCGACTCCGCGGTCGCCACCCCGGACCTCATGGGCAAGGTCGGCCGTCTCGGCAAGGTGCTCGGCCCGCGCGGCCTCATGCCGAACCCGAAGACCGGCACCGTGACCATGGACGTCGCGAAGGCCGTCGCCGACATCAAGGGCGGCAAGATCGAGTTCCGTGTCGACAAGCACGCGAACCTGCACTTCATCATCGGCAAGACGTCGTTCTCCGACACCGCGCTGGTGGAGAACTACGCCGCGGCGCTGGAGGAGATCCTGCGTCTGAAGCCGTCCGCGTCGAAGGGCCGCTACATCACCAAGGCGACCATCTCGACCACCAACGGCCCCGGGATCCCGCTGGACCAGAACAAGACCCGGAACCTCACCTCGGAGGACGACGCGGCCTGA
- the rplK gene encoding 50S ribosomal protein L11, with amino-acid sequence MPPKKKVSGLIKLQINAGAATPAPPIGPALGQHGVNIMEFCKAYNAATESQRGNVIPVEITVYEDRSFTFITKTPPAAELIKKAAGVAKGSPTPHTVKVATLSADQVREIAQTKLEDLNANDLAAAEKIIAGTARSMGIKVEG; translated from the coding sequence ATGCCCCCGAAGAAGAAGGTCTCCGGCCTCATCAAGCTCCAGATCAACGCCGGTGCGGCCACGCCCGCCCCGCCGATCGGCCCCGCGCTCGGTCAGCACGGCGTCAACATCATGGAGTTCTGCAAGGCGTACAACGCGGCGACCGAGTCGCAGCGCGGCAACGTCATCCCCGTCGAGATCACGGTGTACGAGGACCGCTCGTTCACCTTCATCACGAAGACGCCGCCGGCCGCCGAGCTCATCAAGAAGGCCGCGGGTGTCGCGAAGGGCTCGCCCACGCCGCACACCGTCAAGGTCGCGACGCTGAGCGCGGACCAGGTCCGCGAGATCGCGCAGACGAAGCTCGAGGACCTCAACGCCAACGACCTGGCCGCCGCCGAGAAGATCATCGCCGGCACCGCCCGTTCCATGGGCATCAAGGTCGAGGGCTGA
- the nusG gene encoding transcription termination/antitermination protein NusG has product MSQESQEPGLGAAETELDDALASVEAVEAPAAGSDEPADVTDEAQAEDGTDVEDEAEDDGDVEPEVDVDEDPVAAFKAQLRSQPGDWYVIHSYAGYENRVKANLENRTQSLNMEDFIFQVEVPMEEVVEIKNAQRKVVRRVRIPGYVLVRMDLTDESWGAVRHTPGVTGFVGHTHQPVPLTLDEVFSMLAPAVEAKAPAAAPAQKAAAAIEVDFTVGESVTVTDGPFDTLPATISEISPENQKLKVLVSIFGRETPVELSFSQVAKI; this is encoded by the coding sequence GTGTCGCAGGAATCGCAGGAGCCCGGTCTGGGTGCGGCCGAGACCGAGCTCGACGACGCCCTCGCGTCGGTCGAGGCGGTCGAGGCCCCCGCGGCGGGTTCCGACGAGCCCGCCGACGTGACGGACGAGGCGCAGGCCGAGGACGGGACCGACGTCGAGGACGAGGCCGAGGACGACGGTGACGTCGAGCCCGAGGTCGACGTCGACGAGGACCCGGTCGCGGCGTTCAAGGCGCAGCTCCGCTCGCAGCCCGGCGACTGGTACGTCATCCACTCGTACGCCGGCTACGAGAACCGGGTGAAGGCCAACCTCGAGAACCGCACCCAGAGCCTCAACATGGAGGACTTCATCTTCCAGGTGGAGGTCCCGATGGAGGAGGTCGTCGAGATCAAGAACGCGCAGCGCAAGGTCGTGCGCCGCGTGCGGATCCCCGGCTACGTCCTCGTGCGCATGGACCTCACCGACGAGTCGTGGGGCGCCGTCCGGCACACGCCGGGCGTCACGGGCTTCGTGGGCCACACCCACCAGCCGGTCCCGCTGACCCTCGACGAGGTGTTCTCCATGCTGGCCCCCGCGGTCGAGGCGAAGGCCCCGGCCGCCGCCCCGGCGCAGAAGGCCGCCGCCGCGATCGAGGTCGACTTCACGGTCGGCGAGTCCGTGACCGTCACCGACGGCCCGTTCGACACGCTGCCGGCGACGATCTCCGAGATCAGCCCCGAGAACCAGAAGCTCAAGGTCCTCGTGTCCATCTTCGGCCGGGAGACCCCGGTCGAGCTGTCCTTCAGCCAGGTCGCCAAGATCTGA
- the secE gene encoding preprotein translocase subunit SecE, which yields MSDSAPVAASDAGEPAQRTGGGKAARPEKRRGLFARIALFVRQVVAELKKVVRPTRSELVTYTSVVLVFVAVVMAFVTLVDLGIGKLTFWVFGG from the coding sequence GTGAGCGACTCGGCACCCGTGGCGGCGTCCGACGCGGGCGAGCCCGCCCAGCGGACCGGTGGCGGCAAGGCCGCCCGCCCGGAGAAGCGCCGCGGCCTGTTCGCCCGGATCGCGCTGTTCGTCCGCCAGGTCGTCGCCGAGCTGAAGAAGGTCGTCCGGCCGACCCGGTCCGAGCTCGTCACCTACACCAGCGTCGTCCTGGTCTTCGTGGCCGTCGTGATGGCGTTCGTGACGCTCGTCGACCTGGGCATCGGGAAGCTCACCTTCTGGGTCTTCGGGGGCTGA
- a CDS encoding pyridoxal phosphate-dependent aminotransferase: MGAVSAPAPADQPAPTARRRVSARVGGIAESATLAVDAKAKALKAAGRPVIGFGAGEPDFPTPDYIVEAAVAAARDAANHRYSPAGGLPVLKEAIAAKTLRDSGYEVSPGDVLVTNGGKQAVYQAFATLLDPGDEVLLPGPYWTTYPEAIRLAGGVPVEVIAGVDQGYKVTVEQLEAARTPRTKVLLFCSPSNPTGAVYTPEQTAEVGRWALEHGIWVVTDEIYEHLTYDGAVATPVLRAVPELADTTVVLNGVAKTYAMTGWRVGWMVGPADVVKAATNLQSHLTSNVANVSQRAAVAALTGDLSAVAAMREAFDRRRRTMVAMLGEIDGVVIPAPEGAFYAYPSVHGLLGRTVRGVTPTTSAELAALLLDQAEVAVVPGEAFGPSGYLRLSYALGDADLAEGVGRIQALLAEG, from the coding sequence ATGGGCGCCGTGAGCGCGCCCGCCCCCGCCGACCAGCCCGCCCCGACCGCCCGTCGCCGCGTCTCCGCGCGCGTCGGGGGCATCGCCGAGTCCGCGACGCTCGCGGTCGACGCGAAGGCCAAGGCGCTCAAGGCGGCCGGCCGCCCGGTCATCGGCTTCGGCGCCGGCGAGCCCGACTTCCCGACGCCGGACTACATCGTCGAGGCCGCCGTCGCCGCCGCCCGGGACGCCGCGAACCACCGCTACTCCCCCGCCGGCGGCCTGCCGGTCCTCAAGGAGGCGATCGCGGCCAAGACGCTGCGCGACTCCGGCTACGAGGTCTCCCCCGGCGACGTGCTCGTCACGAACGGCGGCAAGCAGGCGGTCTACCAGGCCTTCGCCACGCTGCTCGACCCGGGCGACGAGGTGCTGCTCCCCGGGCCGTACTGGACGACCTACCCGGAGGCGATCCGGCTCGCGGGCGGCGTCCCGGTCGAGGTCATCGCGGGCGTCGACCAGGGCTACAAGGTCACAGTCGAGCAGCTCGAGGCCGCGCGGACGCCGCGGACCAAGGTGCTGCTGTTCTGCTCGCCGTCGAACCCGACCGGCGCGGTGTACACCCCGGAGCAGACCGCCGAGGTCGGCCGCTGGGCGCTGGAGCACGGCATCTGGGTCGTCACCGACGAGATCTACGAGCACCTCACCTACGACGGCGCGGTCGCCACCCCGGTGCTGCGGGCCGTGCCGGAGCTCGCGGACACCACCGTCGTGCTCAACGGCGTCGCCAAGACCTACGCGATGACCGGCTGGCGGGTGGGCTGGATGGTCGGGCCGGCGGACGTCGTCAAGGCCGCCACGAACCTGCAGTCGCACCTGACCTCGAACGTCGCGAACGTCTCGCAGCGCGCGGCGGTCGCGGCGCTCACCGGGGACCTGTCGGCCGTCGCGGCGATGCGCGAGGCCTTCGACCGCCGGCGGCGCACCATGGTCGCGATGCTCGGCGAGATCGACGGTGTCGTGATCCCGGCGCCGGAGGGCGCGTTCTACGCGTACCCGTCGGTGCACGGGCTGCTCGGGCGCACGGTCCGCGGCGTCACGCCGACGACGTCGGCCGAGCTCGCCGCGCTGCTGCTCGACCAGGCCGAGGTCGCGGTCGTCCCGGGCGAGGCGTTCGGCCCGTCGGGCTACCTGCGGCTGTCGTACGCGCTGGGCGACGCGGACCTCGCCGAGGGCGTGGGGCGCATCCAGGCGCTGCTCGCGGAGGGCTGA
- a CDS encoding ABC transporter ATP-binding protein — protein MDDNDLAVRVTGLQKRYGAKRAVDGLDLTVARGEIVAVLGPNGAGKTTTVEILEGYRRRDGGDVRVLGQDPQTAGRDWRARIGIVLQSSNDLAEATVSELVHHFARYYPDPRDPEEVIDAVGLREKVRTRTRQLSGGQRRRLDVALGIVGRPELLFLDEPTTGFDPEARHAFWDLIAGLRDGGTTIVLTTHYLEEAEHLADRVAVVRAGHVVAVDTPADLGGRSARRAVVQWTEGGEVRREQTDAPTAVVAALGARLGGEVPGLQVVRPTLEDVYLGLIADDEDTTPAGEPALATTEAAR, from the coding sequence ATGGACGACAACGACCTCGCGGTCCGGGTGACCGGGCTGCAGAAGCGGTACGGCGCCAAGCGCGCCGTCGACGGGCTGGACCTCACGGTCGCCCGCGGGGAGATCGTCGCGGTCCTCGGCCCGAACGGCGCCGGGAAGACCACGACGGTGGAGATCCTCGAGGGCTACCGGCGGCGGGACGGCGGGGACGTCCGCGTGCTCGGGCAGGACCCGCAGACGGCGGGCCGCGACTGGCGCGCCCGGATCGGCATCGTGCTGCAGAGCAGCAACGACCTGGCCGAGGCGACGGTCTCCGAGCTGGTGCACCACTTCGCCCGGTACTACCCGGACCCGCGGGACCCGGAGGAGGTCATCGACGCCGTCGGGCTGCGTGAGAAGGTCCGCACCCGCACGCGGCAGCTCTCCGGGGGCCAGCGGCGGCGGCTGGACGTCGCGCTCGGCATCGTCGGGCGGCCCGAGCTGCTGTTCCTCGACGAGCCGACCACGGGCTTCGACCCCGAGGCCCGGCACGCGTTCTGGGACCTCATCGCGGGGCTGCGGGACGGCGGCACGACCATCGTGCTCACCACGCACTACCTGGAGGAGGCCGAGCACCTGGCCGACCGGGTGGCCGTCGTCCGCGCGGGCCACGTCGTCGCGGTCGACACCCCGGCCGACCTCGGCGGGCGGTCCGCCCGGCGCGCGGTCGTGCAGTGGACCGAGGGCGGCGAGGTCCGCCGCGAGCAGACCGACGCCCCGACGGCGGTGGTCGCGGCGCTCGGCGCCCGGCTCGGCGGCGAGGTCCCCGGCCTGCAGGTCGTCCGGCCGACGCTCGAGGACGTGTACCTCGGGCTGATCGCCGACGACGAGGACACCACCCCGGCGGGCGAGCCCGCCCTGGCGACGACGGAGGCCGCGCGATGA
- a CDS encoding ABC transporter permease → MSATTLDRTTTGRLPGALRLGYERARYEIRGFFRERDAVIFIFAYPIIMLAIFATVFGQDGGEAAPGIPFAQYFLPGMIATGILLSSFQSLAVSIPVERDEGGLKRLGGTPLPPAAYFLGKVGQVLVTSVVQVVLLLAVAALLFDVALPDTAAEWGTFAWVFVLGTASGAICGVGFSSLPRSGRSASAVVTPVVLVLQFISGVFFQFYSLPTWMQQVASVFPLKWLAQGMRSVFLPDSAKSLEPSGEWQLGAVAAVLLVWLVAGLVVGVRTFRWRRRDDG, encoded by the coding sequence ATGAGCGCCACGACCCTGGACCGGACGACGACCGGCCGGCTGCCCGGCGCGCTGCGGCTCGGCTACGAGCGCGCCCGGTACGAGATCCGCGGGTTCTTCCGCGAGCGCGACGCGGTGATCTTCATCTTCGCGTACCCGATCATCATGCTGGCGATCTTCGCCACGGTGTTCGGGCAGGACGGCGGCGAGGCGGCCCCGGGCATCCCGTTCGCGCAGTACTTCCTGCCCGGCATGATCGCCACCGGCATCCTGCTGTCGTCGTTCCAGTCGCTCGCGGTGTCGATCCCCGTGGAGCGCGACGAGGGCGGGCTGAAGCGGCTCGGCGGGACCCCGCTGCCGCCGGCGGCGTACTTCCTCGGCAAGGTCGGGCAGGTGCTCGTCACGTCGGTGGTCCAGGTCGTGCTGCTGCTGGCGGTCGCCGCCCTCTTGTTCGACGTCGCGCTGCCGGACACCGCGGCCGAGTGGGGCACGTTCGCGTGGGTGTTCGTGCTCGGCACCGCGTCCGGCGCGATCTGCGGGGTCGGCTTCTCGTCCCTGCCGCGGTCGGGCCGGTCCGCGAGCGCCGTCGTCACCCCGGTGGTGCTGGTGCTGCAGTTCATCTCCGGCGTGTTCTTCCAGTTCTACTCGCTGCCGACCTGGATGCAGCAGGTGGCGTCGGTGTTCCCGCTGAAGTGGCTGGCCCAGGGCATGCGGTCGGTGTTCCTACCGGACTCCGCGAAGTCGCTGGAGCCGAGCGGCGAGTGGCAGCTCGGGGCCGTCGCGGCGGTCCTGCTGGTCTGGCTCGTCGCGGGACTCGTCGTGGGGGTCCGGACCTTCCGGTGGCGTCGGCGTGACGACGGCTGA